The sequence ATCCTCGTCCTGCTTTTGCGCGCCCTGCTCGCCCCGCTGTACCTGCTGGGGACGGTCGTGCTGAACTACCTCGCCTCATTGGGCATCGGCGTCCTGGTCTTCCAATGGGGACTCGGCTACGAAATCGCGTGGCCCGTGCCGTTGCTGGCGTTCATCATCCTGGTAGCCGTCGGCGCCGACTACAACATGCTGCTCGTCTCACGGTTGCGGGAGGAATCCAGACACAACATTCGCGTCGGGGTACTGCGCACCGTCGCCCGCACCGGTTCGGTCATCACCTCGGCCGGAATCATCTTCGCCGCCAGCATGTTCGGACTGATGTTCGGGTCCATCGCGATCATGATCCAAGTCGGCCTCGTCATCGGCTGCGGGCTCCTGCTCGACACATTCCTCGTTCGCACCCTCACCGTCCCCGCCATCGCCACACTCCTCGGCGAAGCCAGCTGGTGGCCCCAACACAACCGACGATCAACAACCACACACCGATAACTCCACAACCAGCTGGGACAGGCGGACATCACGCCGGGCTTCAGCGAGCCGCCGCTCACGCCATCAGTGCAACCAACATTCGTCCCCCACACATGCATCTACATGACATGACACCACCGCTGAGAAAATGACATCAGCGGTGGGCCCAACACGACCTTCCAGCGCCCTTGGGAGATTCCTGATCCGACATGAACTCGCCCTAGTCGAACCGTCTCGATTCTTTAGTTCCGAGACGCCCCCACGGACCGATCCCTCCCACCGCGTATTCACAGGTGAAAATTCTCGAAAGTTGTCTCGTATCAGAACAGTGACTGACGGACTTTCGAGATACGATAATGGGCATGACCGTCGTAACCGCCCAGACCACCGGCCAGCTGTTGGGCTACGCCCGGGTGTCCACCGGGCACCAGTCCCTGGATGCCCAGGCTGACGCGCTCACCGCCGCCGGTGTCGATGCAGACCGCGTCTACAGCGACAAGCTAACCGGCACGTCGACCAAGGAGCAGCGCACCGGCCTGGCCGGACTGCTGAACTACGCCCGGCCCGGTGACACAATCGTGGTCGTCGGGATCGACCGGCTGGGCCGCAGCGCCGCCGAGGTCATGTTGACCATCAAGGACCTTCTGGACAGTGAGGTGGTCATCCGGTCGCTGCGCGAAGGGGTGGACAGCTCCACTCCCACAGGCAGGGCTGTCCTGGGCATCATGGCCAGCCTCGCCGAGCTGGAGCTGGAGCTGGGTCGAGAGCGTCGAGATGCGGCTAAGGCTGCGCGCAAGGCCCGCAACTTACCCATCGGACGGCCTCGGGCGCTGTCCCCCGACCAGATCGCGCTGGCCGAGCGGATGCGTGCCGCAGGCGAGCCGGTGCCCGAGATCGCCAAAACCCTCGGTGTCAGCCGCCCCACGATGTACCGACTGCTGGCCGAAAAGGGCTAACTTGCCCCTGCCAGGCACTGAGGACCCCGCAACGGTCTGCAGCTACCGGGCCACCTCAGGCGCGGGTGTCATCTAGGTCATCGACCGTTGCTGGGATTGCCGGTTCGCCAGTCGGGTCTAGCCGAACACGCGCCAGGTAGTTGCCACCAGGTCCGGGCGCGCCTGCAGTCGCAGGTCTCAGCGCAGCTAGATCGAGAAGGTTCGGTATCCCTTCCACCTCGCCCCAGGCCCATCCGCAAGCCGCGTCAGGGTGCAGTGCCATCGCCCGCCGGATATCTTCGATATGCCGTTGGTGTTCCGCAGTCACGGTGAAGGCATCGGCGACTATCCACACACGCAGGCCCGAGCTGAGTGTCATTCGGCCTACGTCCCCGATGACGTTGTTGATCGCCAATCCAGCATCAGGTTCCCCGAGGAGTACGTAGAACCGGAGATGCTCCGGCGGTGTCGGGGCCGGAAACCATAGAATCGGGCCGCCATCACTTGGGCGACGCTCATTGAACGGGGCCGTGAAAGTGATGGCGGGAGTTAGGATTGCCGCCGCAAGTCTCCAGCCCGGCCACCGGTCGGCAGGAACATCCCAACGGGCCAAAACTCGGTCGGAGCCCTCTGGCAGATGGCGGGCGGCGGCTTGGGTCGTCAATGCCATGCGCCACCTTCTCGGGTGAAGGCTCAGCTTCATATCCTTCATCATCGAACGCGTCCCGATGTAGATGTCGTCGCTGTTTTTCGCCCCAGTCACAACCCAGGTCAGCGAACGGCGGCCATCAGGACACCCGGCTGCCCAGCGGATCGTGCCAGGACCTTCTAGGTAGATGGGGTCAGGCGGTATCAGCACTCGGCCGAGTATGCCTGCAGGCGGCGACAGAATTGATCAGGTTGCGTCGTCAGACTGCGGGCCGCCGTCGGCGGGGTGGGGCAACTTCCCGGGTATCCCGAGTTCGACCCCAGGGAGCAGACTGCGTCCATAGTGCAGACCCAACGGCAGGCCTAGAACCACGCCAACCTGATCGGGAGGATCGCCGACTTGTTGCGCGGTCCATATCAGCCAACAAGAGCGGCGACATGGCATGGCCTCCTGGGCCAAGAACTTTACGCACCTGATGGACCAGCGGACGGCCGTGCGCACCTTCGGTAGCGCACAGTGAGTTGCTGGCAGGATAATCCGAATGCCGGTCTGTCAGCACGATTCTGCGATAACCCCGCGCCTTCCAGAACGTCACCGGCGGGCATCCCTCATCCGGCTCGTGGATCGGGTCAGCTGATGTCTGAGGTCGCCGCCGAACAGATCGAACAAAAATGGCGGGAGTACGCAGAAGCGGTCGAAGCGTTGGCGGCGCGGGTCGGGGACCCTGACGACTTTCCGGTGGAGTCAAGCAGTTCGTTGGCGGGGGACGACGCCAAGTCTCACCCGTTTGAGGTCAGCCTTGCGTTGCGTCACATCATCAATGCCTCCGTTGACCAGCTGCACGGTGTGAAGGTGGTGGTGAGGGACGCCAACTACCAGCACCTGGCGGTGAGTAACACTCTTGTCCGGGCAGCCTTGGAGAACACCGCGACTGGACTGTGGATCTTGGGCCCCAAAGCCCGACCTGAACGGATCGAGCGTGCACTGCGCTGGCATGCTAGGAACTATCACGACTTCGCGAATTATGTGACTTCTTCGGGCTCTTCGGCAGCGGACATGTTGAAACGCAATGCTGGCAATCTGGATCTGATCGGCGATGTCGCGGAACGTTTGGGGATCAACGCGAAACGCGCCAAGTCGGGGTTTAAGGTCACCGAGCCGATTAAGGGTGGCGCGCAGTACACCGACTTGCCGGTGTACAGCGATTGGCAGATCACGTCAGGGTTCGCGCATGGGCGACCGTGGGCACATCACGGGTTCTTACACCGCGAGCAGGTCGACAGCGGCGCGGACGGTCACCCCGTCTATCGGATGACCGCACGCAAGGACATCACGCTCTACTTCGCCGTGCAGGCATTGCACCTTTTGGGCGAGCTTCTTCGGTTGCGAGATCGACGTGCCGGTCTGGCGATGCCGCCACGGCCGGACGGACTGCCAGACCATGAACCGAAAGCGCGACAGCCACGCGGCTGATCCCCAGCGAGCCCTGGGCCACCCGGGACTTCGTTAGCTGCGTGCGGGGCTGGCCGCTGTTGCCGCGCACGGGCGCAGGGGCCGCCGTCCCCACGACGCCACGTCTTAACAGGCCCCAGAGATCAATGACGTTGTGGGAGCCAGGTATCGGACTAGCCGCCGGGTAGTTGGTATGCAAGGGGCGCAAGGATGAAATTGGCCGTCGCTCATACGAGGTCCAATGTAAAGGATCTCCAATTTCATCCTTGCATCCCTTGCACTTCCACCATCCCGCTGGTCAGGACCGTTTTGCCCGCTCCGCCCACCCCTCCTCTACAGCTTCTCCACCCTCGTCGACCCGGAAGCCGACCCCGAGCATCGCCATGGTCCGCTTCGGTAGCGGAGCGCCCGTAGGTTGGCCGGAGACCCTGCTCGGTCTCCGAGACAACCCCTCCCGGCTAGTGGAGACCTGGCCCTTGCGCACCCCAGCCTTGTCAACATCCTCGTGACCGAGGAACCGTGAGGTGAACGTCTGCGCGGTCCACTGCCGATGCTTCGCGTCCGCCGACCAGGAGGTGAAGTCGTCGAACAAATCCCCCGTCGGCACCCACTGCTGTGGGTCGAAGACCAGGCGTTCAGTGATGTAGCGGAGCATCACGTCCGACTGTTCACGCCACTGAGCCGTGGCCTCGGTGACGCTTCTCGGGTCTGCTGACATGGCCATGTCATTGGCATACCAGCGCCGTGCACCTTCGACCAGCCAGGCCAGCACGGCCTGCTGCTGCTCCGTCCCGCCCTCGACCCTTCCCCGCAGGCCCGGATCTCCCAACCGGTCGTCGGGCCCCAGCCTCTCCCCCGCCTTGCGGTAGGTGTACGGAAAATCCAACATCACCAGCCGCCGCCACGTTCCGTGGTCCGACTCGTCGACCTTCGGAAAGTAATTCGTCGTGATGACCGCACTGTGAGTCGGCTTCCAGGAGACCGAGTCCTTGCCGATATGGCGAGCGGTCATCTCGCCGGTGCCTTGGATGTCCTTGAGGCGTTTAACGTTGATGTGCTGGTCGGGGAACTCCTCCATGACGGCCAGCCTGGCCCCACAAAGCTTCATCATCTCGGTGGGATGATCACTCGGCCTGGCCAGCAAAATCCGCTCGGGCATGGACACCATGTAGTCGCCGCCGAGTGCACCCCGGACGCCGTCAACGATCGTGGTCTTCCCATTCGATCCGCCGCCCTTCAGGACGAGCAGCCTGTCGTCCGGCACCGGGTGGCCCGTTATGCCCTGACCTAGCCGTTCCTGTAGCCAGACTTCACACTCGGCGTCCGGCAGGGCCTCCAATGCCTTATCCCAGTCCTCGTGCACCGCGTAGGGCACATAGTCGACGTCGATGACCTTCGTCAGGTACAGCTCGCGGCCGTGCGGACTCAGCTCACCGGTGCGCAGGTCAACCACGCCGTTGCCTACGTTGAGCAGGTCCGGATGATCATCGAAGCGGATCGACTGTGACTCTTTCGCGCTGACCATCCTTGCCACCCCGGCGAGACCCTCGATGCGGCTCCTGGACAGCAGCCCGGAGATCTTCTGCAGCCGGTTGTGGTCGGCACCGGCGAGCGCGCCACCCCGATGCAGCTCTATCAGTGCACTACGGACCTCGTCAGCGACGATCGGGTCCTTAGTCCGCGTCCACCGCCGCCCGTCATAGTGCATCCATCCGAACTCGGCGGTCCACTGGTAGTCCTGCAAGCTCTCCCGATAGATGCGCTCACCTAGATAAGCGTCCTCCAGCCGATCAGTGGTGTCGATCTCCCCGCTGTCGGACCGCTGAACGTCGACGCTCTCGGCCCAGTACTCGGAGTCGGTCTGCCCTGCGTCTCTGTCCCGACCTCCGCACTCTCGCAGGGCTTCCTCGTCACTCTTGGCTTCTGCCCTGCGGATGGCCTCTTGCAACTCGGGCGCTCCCTCGTCGACCCGAAGCTCTCGGCCCAAGTCATCAACCGTGAACCTGCCCAGGACGACATCCCGGCCGCGCCCGTAGTCGCTCTCGGTGATCCGCCCGCACCGGTGAGCGCAGGCCAACCGGATGAAGCAGCTCAACATCCAGTGATGACGACCATTGACCGCCTCGGTCTTCCAGCCCTCGATCATCGACAGGACGTACGGGTGGGTGAGCATCCCGTAGCGCCAGTCTCCGGCCTTACCCGCGACGGTCGCGCCGTCACCGCTGCCGGGTCTACTCTTCGGGGCCTCAGCCGGGATACCAGCCTCATCCAGGGCGTTCTCCACCCACTCCAGCGTGAGCGGTTCAGGTATGCCCAGCGGGGACTCCACCAGCTCAACCAGGCCCGGCTGGTCTGGCCGCTTTCTGTTGTATGACCCCGGCCAACGCAGGACCCGACTCATGTCGCTGACGTTGTCGACCTTGACACCATGCCGTGCTGCGACGTGGTCCACCAGCCGCTGGAACCGCCGCAGCCCGTTCTGCGCCCGCTCTCTGGCCGCGTTATCCTTCCACGGCTCCTCGGGGTTGAGCTTGAATCGCCAGGCGGGGTCGCCCACGTCGAGCAACCAATACGGGTGCAGTCCACCGCTGCCGGAGTCCACCAGCGCGATGGGGTTGGCCCCCAACATCTCGCTGACCTCCTTGACGATCATTAAGGCCTGGTCGACATCAACGCAGGCACCGTCCTTGCCGACGTCAAGGTCCGCCCAGAGCGCGACGCACCGGGTCACGTCTTCCGCCCTCCCCCGTCCACCGCGCACATGCCTACCGATGGGGTTGACCCCGAACCAGACGTTTGCGTCATTGATGTGTTCGGCAGCAACCCGGGCAGCGTCACTACCGCTGGTCAGTTGGGCCATGAAGTTGCGGTCGGGGCGCTGCCAGCACACGCTGACGTGCTCGTCCTGCCGGATGCCAAGCAGCTCCAAAAGCGGGGCACCTGAACCACCGACGACACTAGCGGCCATCACATCGAGTACGTCATGCTCATCCTGGTCGTTAGGCTGGCGGTTCTCCTCGGTGACCCCGTCGCGCTCCTCGCCGGGGTTGCTGTTCTCCACCATCAGCCGATCACCTCAGCGCTGCGAACAGCCCCAGAATCGATGCCCTCGGCGCGCGGGGCATGCCGGACCTGGCCTTCGGGTACGGCCGACGCCTTACCGTGAGCTTCTGAGATGACTTTTTGGCATATGGCTTCCTGGGCGCGGATAAAGTCCTCGACGGCGGAGCGCCGGTAGCAGACCTTGCCCGCAATCATCAGGTGCGGCGGCCAGGAACGACCTTCCTTGCGCTTGCGGCGCTCCGTGCTGTCGGAGACGCCGAGCCATTCCAGTAAGACCTGTCGGCTGATGATGTTGCATTGGGTGTCGCTCATCGTGATCCTCCGTCGGCCTGCGGTGGCCGTAACCGGATGGAGGCTTTGACCCCATCTACGCCTTGTGACCGACTCGGAACGTGTTTGACAGGGTCTGAATGCGAACGCCCGATCGCTGCACGATGCGCTCAACTTGGTGACTCGAAGCCCAACGGCAGGTCGGGTCTCGTTACGAAAAACAAGCCAGGCGGTCGAACTTGCTCACGCCGGAACCCTCGCCCCCGAGGTCCTGTGCGGGTGCTACCCAAACAATTGAGCGCCGAATCCGCCACGCGCACGCGGGGCACCGTAGCCGGGCCTCCTGATCGATGGTGGTGAGAATCACCGGCACTCGACACCACCCTCAGCCTCCCTGCGACAGAAGTCCGACAATCCGTTGGCGGACTTGCGTAGTCATCGGGGGAGCCTTATCTAGGGCATCCTC is a genomic window of Mycolicibacter heraklionensis containing:
- a CDS encoding DNA primase family protein, producing MVENSNPGEERDGVTEENRQPNDQDEHDVLDVMAASVVGGSGAPLLELLGIRQDEHVSVCWQRPDRNFMAQLTSGSDAARVAAEHINDANVWFGVNPIGRHVRGGRGRAEDVTRCVALWADLDVGKDGACVDVDQALMIVKEVSEMLGANPIALVDSGSGGLHPYWLLDVGDPAWRFKLNPEEPWKDNAARERAQNGLRRFQRLVDHVAARHGVKVDNVSDMSRVLRWPGSYNRKRPDQPGLVELVESPLGIPEPLTLEWVENALDEAGIPAEAPKSRPGSGDGATVAGKAGDWRYGMLTHPYVLSMIEGWKTEAVNGRHHWMLSCFIRLACAHRCGRITESDYGRGRDVVLGRFTVDDLGRELRVDEGAPELQEAIRRAEAKSDEEALRECGGRDRDAGQTDSEYWAESVDVQRSDSGEIDTTDRLEDAYLGERIYRESLQDYQWTAEFGWMHYDGRRWTRTKDPIVADEVRSALIELHRGGALAGADHNRLQKISGLLSRSRIEGLAGVARMVSAKESQSIRFDDHPDLLNVGNGVVDLRTGELSPHGRELYLTKVIDVDYVPYAVHEDWDKALEALPDAECEVWLQERLGQGITGHPVPDDRLLVLKGGGSNGKTTIVDGVRGALGGDYMVSMPERILLARPSDHPTEMMKLCGARLAVMEEFPDQHINVKRLKDIQGTGEMTARHIGKDSVSWKPTHSAVITTNYFPKVDESDHGTWRRLVMLDFPYTYRKAGERLGPDDRLGDPGLRGRVEGGTEQQQAVLAWLVEGARRWYANDMAMSADPRSVTEATAQWREQSDVMLRYITERLVFDPQQWVPTGDLFDDFTSWSADAKHRQWTAQTFTSRFLGHEDVDKAGVRKGQVSTSREGLSRRPSRVSGQPTGAPLPKRTMAMLGVGFRVDEGGEAVEEGWAERAKRS
- a CDS encoding recombinase family protein is translated as MTVVTAQTTGQLLGYARVSTGHQSLDAQADALTAAGVDADRVYSDKLTGTSTKEQRTGLAGLLNYARPGDTIVVVGIDRLGRSAAEVMLTIKDLLDSEVVIRSLREGVDSSTPTGRAVLGIMASLAELELELGRERRDAAKAARKARNLPIGRPRALSPDQIALAERMRAAGEPVPEIAKTLGVSRPTMYRLLAEKG
- a CDS encoding helix-turn-helix transcriptional regulator, coding for MSDTQCNIISRQVLLEWLGVSDSTERRKRKEGRSWPPHLMIAGKVCYRRSAVEDFIRAQEAICQKVISEAHGKASAVPEGQVRHAPRAEGIDSGAVRSAEVIG